The window TTTTGTGTTCATGCCATGCACATGGAAGAGACTTACTATTCTTTAGGATCTGTACATTGATATTTTATTTGTGGATCAGGGCTCCATTGGCTACCATTGGGATTAGAGCACCAGCACTTCGTTTCTTCTTTCTCAGTTACTCTGCATTGTATACTCTTATAGTATCCTTTGCAATTACATCCTTCATTCCATTTTCCATCCTCTCTTTTTTCCTCCCAACAATTTTTGTAATCAACATTTGTTGAATTTGGCCTATCACCACCTGGAAAAATAAGAATAATTAAACCTATCACAACATGAGATTCATCCTTACAATTTATAACCTCCATGGGTTGAACGTCAACTCCACGAGCTCTCAGTGCACATTTCTGGACTCTCCATTCACATCTACTGCTGTAACTTTTTCTATCGTAAGGTATAGAGCAAAATGATCCTTGTTTTACGTTTGTGCAGTTGTTCTGACACTGTAAATAAATAGAAGTGAGAGCTTAACACAACAATTGGTCTGATATTGATCAGAGATTAAGTGTTGAGAAGCCATTATCATAACGAACAATTAAATATGCATGCAGCCCACTAAAAGACTCACATGTTCTGGGATTGGTAGTACGGCATCTTCATCTTCAGGCAGTTCTTGTCCAGAATTAGGCAAGAACAAGTTGATATCTCCGCTTCCAAAGTGCTCCTCAGAAGAGTTCATACTCAATGTTCGTGGTAGAATGCATTGCACAATTTGTCTGCACTTGTCAACTAATACTGTCAACCTAGAATGGAaagagtacataattatgcatgtggcTACTATAGGTATAAGAGCAGTTCAACTTTACCTGAAACATATGGTTCCATTGTTGCCAGCCTCTTTTTTCCACTGGTAAGTTCTAGGCAAATCGTAGATTGAAACTGCATCCCATGTAGAGAATTCAATAGCCTGAAAAAACTTTATGTCAACAGCTATTGTTCAAAACATACTCTAAACTCACTGTATTGTCTTTAATGGTATAGGCTTCTGAATTTTCTGTGTCTTTAAAAGTCTCAAACTCTCCAATTGTATGTTTCGTGTTTTCAACAAAAGCTTCCACTTTAAACCATGATGGTCCAGGAGTATTCAGATCAGGACATTTTGTCCTATACACTTTCACTGTAGACatatataacattattataaaATGCAAACAACCCTCGTTTATAAATTATGCTGCTGACATTATTagggtatatacatgcaagagTAATAACTCACCATCAATATTTAGATTGTTCAATGGCGAGTAGTAATTTTCATGTAACTTCATTGCATATAGACTTGTTGCAGAATGGTTCATTTTGTCACTGCACTTCAGATTGCATTGTTGGGGAGCTACTGCATTGATTGACAGCAAGAGGAGGACTGCCAGCAGTGCCAGGACTCTGGTGCAGGAACTTGGAGTGAGCTGCATCTTTGCTATTTTTGCTTTTCTATCAAGAGCTGAAGAAGTAGATTGGCTTCGAATGATGGAAAAGTAGCTCTCCCATTCACCTTTATATGGAGCAGTACTGCAGCAGCTACACCCCCTCTAgcctagctgggcggagcccggcacccgttcccaacgggtgccgtcagggacggtcgggctccgcccaactacctctagccttgttcccaggccgattttgtTCTAAAGAACTGGTTAgcgataaaattaatgttcgcGATGTTCGCGGTAATTATGGGCcaggaatcgaggctataatgcCCACGGCTACTATAATCAAAGAATCTTGTGAGCcagtagcctcgaatccaggccgattttaatcggcctggtctcgaggctagtgagCCAGAGGTGCTTAGCGCTTGTGGCCGGAGCATttataattaaaattaatgtgttgcACAAAAAACTGGTTAAAAAAATATCTTTGCAACAAAATAAACTGGAGAGCGGCCTATTAAAAAACAAAATCGACTGGAAAAACAATTATTGagtatgtagctacatgtacgtagtgatacacattaatttttacacGTTGAGTAGTAGCCTTCACTTCTCAGGCGATATTCTTGGAACACAGCTCAATTCACTGCacaaataatataattatgctgcttATATATCACTTGAAATTTGCATCACACTACATGCAGGTTTTACATACATAACACTATGAACACTGCCATGGTAGtatcactgtaaacactgcaTGTGAACACATTGTCAAATACAGCAACGCAATTGGGCAGTGTAGTGACACTGCATGTCTTTAGGTTCACATACAGCAAACAAACACGTCACTATAACAAACAAttgatatatacatgcaatataTATAGGTACTCACACCATGCATATACAAGCTACTTACAATGCCATGGATTCATTTCCACAGTCCACAATACTTGGCTCTGACATTTGTGCTCCATACTTCGAGGAGCACCAACAAGTCATGAATTTTATGTCTTGCTCAATCATGCACTGAATTGGTTGATATTGGCCTTCACAATCACACTGTGGTATCCAAGAAGAATTAATGGATTTGTAAAACTCCCTGTTTTGTCGACAAATTGGAGCTAAGTTGAGCGTCGTTTCCTTGGCGATATCTTCATGGATGTCATCCTCAGTTGAAGATATGTTGTCAGCTAAATCATCGTAATAGTCTGTTAGAGTGTCGTCATACAATTCTTCCAATGCCTGTATCTCAATGTCCTTTACATGTGCAATACACTTTTCTATCCTCTCACAAGCTGTACTGTTTTCTTCCAACACTGTTAGCCTATAAAAGAGGCGTTACAAATTAACACTATATATATTAaacgagcatcaaacatatgcggTTTTTGCAAGTTTTATGTCGGTACGTGTGtctgtatgacatcacaattaCCAGAGGCTATAGCAATGTGTcaatttggctcatttgcttCGTGCTAAACATTCTTTAGtaaatatacggtatatagctaTGATATACCTGAAACATACTGATCCACTTTGGAGGTTTGAGTCAGTAACCTGAGGGGCTTTCCATATATGTCTTCCAGGAAAGTTGTAAAGTGATGCTTCACAAGGATAAAATAGCACTTCCTGTGCACGGAAATAACATCACTTAATGTCATGGTCAGTTTGTCTCAGCTCATGATGTATGAATGGAGTCATAagtattatataatttatacaacgTACCGGTTACGTCGGGTGGTCTCTTGGCATTATTAGGACATGGAATTGATtatctcataattatgatttaagCAACGGATATTATAgtataagtgcatgcatgcatacatgcagagCCTCCAAGTATAGATTTTTAAATACTGAGTTCTCTCTTTTAATTCAAaaataggtataattatagacaatcATAATATGCTGCACTGTGACCTTTTGTTAgtttatacagaataactgcATGGCTTAGTTTTGTGAAAGGGACAGTGTATAGCATCCCTACAGCTTTAGTAACTCTTGCCCTATATACTGGTCATGCTATAGAAAGTAGCCATAAACAGCATTTCATCATGTTTTTGCTCCTTTTAGTACACGTATACATGACTGAAAAGAAGCTGAAAAGAAAAGTTATACTTGGAGCATTAACAATGACTAGCTTACCAGCCAAGATTAAGGTAGGCTTACTGTGGCAGTGTCACATTGGTAGAAGTCCTGGTAGTGGGACATTGGGATTAGCCGTCCAGTGTCTAGCTGCGGTTCCTTTGAGTCactggtgctttcattagtaCCCTCCTGGTCCCAGTACGCTTCAAGTTGATACCATCTTGGAAGTAATGACCCATTTGAGATGGGACACTTTGTTCTGAACACTTTCACTGCAATTGAGAAAATGTAAACAATTCCAGCCAGGTCATGTAATTTATACTACAATGAATTCACCTTTAATCTCCTCATTTGACATAAAATTATCAGCATTAATAGCCAAGGAGTATCCATTTGCTTCTTTCATTTGAGGGCAAGTTATTGTTGGTCTGCTTTTGCTCTGATTATTGCAGCTCCTAAACTCATACATTGGAGCCAATGGCCCCTGCTTACTTTTTTCATTCTCAACAGGCTTGCTTGTCACAGTGATTGCAAGGAAAATAATGAGAAAGCATAAGCTTTGATGGTACTTGCCTTCCAGCATTGCTCTAGGTATAGAGATTGTTTAGACCAGTTCATATAATTTTGCTTTTTATTAAAATGCAGGCAAGGTAT of the Halichondria panicea chromosome 2, odHalPani1.1, whole genome shotgun sequence genome contains:
- the LOC135331744 gene encoding uncharacterized protein LOC135331744 yields the protein MQLTPSSCTRVLALLAVLLLLSINAVAPQQCNLKCSDKMNHSATSLYAMKLHENYYSPLNNLNIDVKVYRTKCPDLNTPGPSWFKVEAFVENTKHTIGEFETFKDTENSEAYTIKDNTAIEFSTWDAVSIYDLPRTYQWKKEAGNNGTICFRLTVLVDKCRQIVQCILPRTLSMNSSEEHFGSGDINLFLPNSGQELPEDEDAVLPIPEHCQNNCTNVKQGSFCSIPYDRKSYSSRCEWRVQKCALRARGVDVQPMEVINCGDRPNSTNVDYKNCWEEKREDGKWNEGCNCKGYYKSIQCRVTEKEETKCWCSNPNGSQWSPDPQIKYQCTDPKEYEYPSYLQACLPQ
- the LOC135331745 gene encoding uncharacterized protein LOC135331745 produces the protein MLEGKYHQSLCFLIIFLAITVTSKPVENEKSKQGPLAPMYEFRSCNNQSKSRPTITCPQMKEANGYSLAINADNFMSNEEIKVKVFRTKCPISNGSLLPRWYQLEAYWDQEGTNESTSDSKEPQLDTGRLIPMSHYQDFYQCDTATEVLFYPCEASLYNFPGRHIWKAPQVTDSNLQSGSVCFRLTVLEENSTACERIEKCIAHVKDIEIQALEELYDDTLTDYYDDLADNISSTEDDIHEDIAKETTLNLAPICRQNREFYKSINSSWIPQCDCEGQYQPIQCMIEQDIKFMTCWCSSKYGAQMSEPSIVDCGNESMAFELSCVPRISPEK